Proteins co-encoded in one Spiroplasma gladiatoris genomic window:
- a CDS encoding Cof-type HAD-IIB family hydrolase, whose translation MKLQHLNKKRLILIDLDGTALRKDGQTIHKKTLEVLKKASSEGHTVCIITGRPHRATMRFYKQLGLTSLMTNFDGAHIHDPYKRRFKRVVLPISEQVVFEIINNPIIKQYVTNILIESYNKAFVMKKDEFIENFFHLDDVDDDEYFIADPYENWEGPATNLCLFVSNEDEKDIITRQLEKFKNTVKIQSGNVYGNLSNSSTLMITLTSKIVNKGFVARILAQYYNKDIRDVIAFGDQMNDYEMIKQVGYGVAMKNGTTDLKNVADGITNLTNDEGGLGEYLERLLNGEEV comes from the coding sequence ATGAAATTACAACACTTAAATAAAAAACGATTAATTTTAATTGATTTGGATGGAACTGCTCTAAGAAAAGATGGACAAACAATTCACAAAAAAACCTTAGAAGTTTTAAAAAAAGCAAGTAGTGAAGGTCATACAGTTTGTATCATTACAGGTAGACCTCATAGAGCGACAATGCGTTTTTATAAACAATTAGGGTTAACAAGTTTGATGACTAATTTTGATGGAGCACACATTCATGATCCCTATAAAAGAAGATTTAAAAGAGTTGTTTTACCAATTAGTGAACAAGTAGTTTTTGAAATAATAAACAACCCCATTATTAAGCAATATGTAACTAACATTTTAATTGAATCTTATAATAAAGCTTTTGTAATGAAAAAAGATGAATTTATTGAAAACTTTTTTCACTTAGATGATGTTGATGATGATGAATATTTTATTGCTGATCCTTATGAAAACTGAGAAGGACCAGCTACAAACTTGTGTTTATTTGTATCAAATGAAGATGAAAAAGATATTATAACTAGACAATTAGAAAAATTTAAAAATACAGTTAAAATTCAATCAGGAAATGTTTATGGTAACTTAAGTAACTCATCAACTTTAATGATAACTTTAACTAGTAAAATTGTTAACAAAGGTTTTGTAGCAAGGATATTGGCACAATATTACAATAAAGATATTAGGGACGTTATTGCATTTGGAGATCAAATGAACGATTATGAAATGATAAAACAAGTTGGTTATGGAGTTGCTATGAAAAATGGGACAACTGATTTAAAAAACGTTGCAGATGGTATTACTAACTTAACCAATGATGAAGGTGGACTTGGCGAGTATCTAGAAAGGCTACTTAACGGAGAAGAAGTTTAG
- a CDS encoding peroxiredoxin: protein MVLKDEIYQLDTGEQSNLSRLMGSRGLILFFYPKAGTKGCTNELLEFSKRKKDFDYLHYNIVGVSADNVEEQNQFACNYNVEFPLIADTNKDLINKLDLISPDSNSIRRCTFVVNSHLEVVNSYMDVDPKKHVKEVLKYLQKKVEK, encoded by the coding sequence ATGGTTTTAAAAGACGAAATTTATCAATTAGACACAGGAGAACAAAGTAATTTATCTAGATTAATGGGTTCAAGAGGACTAATATTGTTTTTTTATCCTAAAGCAGGTACTAAAGGATGCACTAATGAGTTATTAGAGTTTTCTAAAAGAAAAAAAGATTTTGATTACTTACACTATAATATTGTTGGTGTTAGTGCAGATAATGTTGAAGAGCAAAATCAATTTGCTTGCAACTATAATGTAGAGTTTCCTTTGATAGCAGATACTAATAAAGATTTAATTAATAAATTAGATTTAATAAGTCCTGATAGCAACAGCATAAGAAGATGTACTTTTGTTGTAAATTCACACTTAGAAGTTGTTAATTCTTATATGGACGTAGATCCTAAAAAACACGTTAAAGAAGTACTAAAATACTTACAAAAAAAAGTTGAAAAATAA
- a CDS encoding IS3 family transposase, whose amino-acid sequence MIRNGEWGFKKVQWTNGGFRKRIINYYKIIDKYKNKYTIFSLCKLLNITRASYYRWCKKNKPEFNLKVDMNLASKIKEIFIKNNGIYGAPRIKIVLNNSGVVASQTKIARIMKTFKLYSVIRVKKMNRKLKEVKKITHGPNHVNRNWSLYSKNELWVTDVTYILFNKKLHI is encoded by the coding sequence ATGATTAGAAATGGAGAATGAGGTTTTAAAAAAGTTCAATGAACTAATGGAGGATTCAGAAAAAGAATAATTAATTATTACAAAATAATAGATAAATATAAAAATAAATATACAATTTTTTCTTTATGTAAATTATTAAATATAACCAGAGCTAGTTATTATCGATGATGTAAAAAAAATAAGCCAGAATTTAACTTAAAAGTAGATATGAATTTAGCTTCTAAAATAAAAGAGATTTTTATAAAAAATAATGGAATTTATGGGGCACCAAGAATAAAAATAGTTTTAAATAATAGTGGCGTTGTTGCAAGTCAAACTAAGATAGCTAGAATTATGAAAACATTTAAATTATATTCAGTTATAAGAGTTAAAAAAATGAATAGAAAGCTTAAAGAAGTCAAAAAAATAACACACGGTCCTAATCATGTTAATAGAAACTGATCTTTATACTCAAAAAATGAGTTATGAGTTACAGATGTCACTTATATACTGTTTAACAAAAAGTTGCATATTTAA
- a CDS encoding IS3 family transposase has product MNLKKVIDNYVEFYNYTRIMIKHNGSPAYAYIGFISHKKNT; this is encoded by the coding sequence ATCAATCTAAAAAAGGTAATAGATAATTATGTAGAGTTTTATAACTATACAAGAATAATGATTAAACATAATGGATCTCCAGCATATGCTTATATTGGTTTTATTTCACATAAAAAAAATACTTAA
- a CDS encoding lipoprotein, which translates to MKKLLSILGALGMSATASSAVVACPKKTTTKIDLNDLEKKDLGEFFLETAETKPSLKEIVEAINTLNKNFNLTENDVEISSEPVQTLTSATLNSKSNSKTFTGSVNVVYRVSEKIDELTFTKNKSDSDVVNYFMNSENIDIIMGNNVKSKLK; encoded by the coding sequence ATGAAAAAATTATTAAGTATATTAGGGGCATTGGGAATGTCAGCTACTGCATCAAGTGCCGTTGTTGCTTGTCCTAAAAAAACAACAACCAAAATTGATTTAAACGATTTAGAAAAAAAAGACTTAGGTGAATTCTTTTTAGAAACAGCAGAAACTAAACCTTCTCTTAAAGAAATTGTTGAAGCAATAAATACTTTAAATAAAAATTTTAATTTAACAGAAAACGATGTAGAAATCTCTTCAGAACCTGTTCAAACTCTAACTTCTGCAACACTAAACTCTAAATCTAATTCTAAAACATTTACTGGAAGTGTGAATGTAGTTTACAGAGTAAGTGAAAAAATTGATGAATTGACATTTACAAAAAATAAATCTGATTCAGACGTAGTAAATTACTTTATGAACTCAGAAAATATAGACATAATTATGGGAAATAATGTTAAAAGTAAATTAAAGTAG
- a CDS encoding aminotransferase class V-fold PLP-dependent enzyme, giving the protein MKKKIIFTPGPQTTKGNIKRQSIFHRSVESQEIVKKTKEVLCKEFGSKEVLIAQTSASELINIFSLSLKNKVTKNNKIAVIDTGNWSENIVRILESNKFIVNKIDKSIFDKSKTELENFIASLEETLVFGLLNETSTGCIYDYKNIYKEIKKQNKYLFIDAVSYPIFYRKENNLNQECDFLLMSSAKSFHSNPGFSFLGYSKSFEEYDIFENNYYFSLHLMHKFSKINQLPHTYFTNNLQVVCEDIEFTLNNKDKITKKINVLKDKFIEEMSKLGFLVNNKKDIINSNLIVLICPQKIKASELISFMYKNNIFVGGDQANLNSIRVCINYHNNISDVKILINSTKNLK; this is encoded by the coding sequence ATGAAGAAAAAAATTATATTCACACCAGGACCCCAAACTACAAAAGGGAACATAAAAAGACAATCGATTTTTCACAGATCAGTAGAGAGTCAAGAAATTGTTAAAAAAACAAAAGAAGTTTTATGTAAAGAGTTTGGCTCAAAAGAAGTTTTAATTGCTCAAACTTCTGCAAGTGAATTAATTAATATTTTTTCTTTGTCTTTAAAAAATAAAGTTACAAAAAATAACAAAATTGCTGTAATAGATACAGGAAACTGATCTGAAAACATTGTTAGAATTTTAGAATCTAATAAATTTATTGTAAATAAAATTGATAAAAGTATTTTTGATAAATCTAAAACAGAGTTAGAAAACTTTATTGCAAGTTTAGAAGAAACTTTGGTTTTTGGATTACTTAATGAAACTTCAACAGGGTGTATATATGACTATAAAAATATTTACAAAGAAATAAAAAAACAAAATAAATATTTATTTATTGATGCAGTTAGTTACCCTATATTTTATAGAAAAGAAAATAATTTAAATCAAGAGTGTGATTTTCTGCTAATGAGTTCAGCAAAATCTTTTCACTCAAACCCAGGTTTTAGTTTTCTGGGTTATTCAAAGTCATTTGAAGAATATGATATATTTGAAAATAATTATTATTTTTCTTTACATTTAATGCATAAATTTTCAAAAATAAATCAGTTGCCACATACTTATTTTACAAATAACTTACAAGTGGTTTGTGAAGATATAGAATTTACTTTAAATAATAAAGATAAAATTACTAAAAAGATAAATGTTTTAAAAGATAAATTTATTGAAGAAATGTCAAAACTGGGTTTTTTAGTTAATAATAAAAAAGATATTATAAACTCTAACTTAATTGTTTTAATTTGTCCTCAGAAAATTAAAGCATCTGAATTAATATCTTTTATGTATAAAAACAATATATTTGTTGGAGGAGATCAAGCAAATTTAAATTCTATAAGAGTATGTATTAATTATCATAATAATATCTCAGATGTTAAAATTTTAATTAACTCCACAAAAAACTTAAAATAA
- the pepF gene encoding oligoendopeptidase F — protein sequence MKRNEAKKDYKWDFSHLYRSKDEFLSDLEVFKKMFDELEELKGTLNIKENFLKYLTIDKKADYLIDRLSQYVHMYDVDQTNTELQELNSMFSNTYQESISKISFFSPEVLLIGKENILDFLKDSEFESQTYSFEKLFSKQKHILDEEQESILSKVSRSRNAIGELYDSLAYADNIEEKIILNGEEVVVDSTVFRKVMQDSDPLNDQELRKEIWEKRFCNYKSRKYSYAKIYEGILLKDVEDYKIRNYSSSLEMSLKKDNVPVSVYEKLLEVGKKHINVLKEYYLTLKDKYNLKIFNTTDRELTLTKEFKKVFSVEEGLKIVKESLNVLGEEYISYLQKATRPNAIDFYEDKSKRSGAYSSGSYGVDPIILMNWDDKLNSVSTLAHELGHSVHTYLACNYQPYPLGNYPLILAEVASTFNEHILFDYTYKNLKDDSEKVYLLQQRIFDLCSTFFRQIQFAQFEYDAHKLAEAGEPITADSLMNLFLKVENDYGYNIFDDKDRDAYQWPYIGHFFFSPFYVYKYAIDIVASFKLYDDFKKRGPESILKFLKAGGHKDPLEILKDSGVDFDKEETYLPLINEIEKLTKELKKLI from the coding sequence ATGAAAAGAAATGAAGCAAAAAAAGATTATAAATGAGACTTTAGTCATCTTTACAGAAGTAAAGATGAATTTTTAAGCGACTTAGAAGTTTTTAAAAAAATGTTTGATGAATTAGAAGAGTTGAAAGGAACATTAAACATAAAAGAAAACTTTTTAAAATATTTGACAATTGATAAAAAAGCAGATTATCTAATTGATAGACTTAGTCAATATGTTCACATGTATGATGTTGATCAAACTAATACTGAACTACAAGAATTAAATTCTATGTTTTCAAATACATATCAAGAAAGCATTTCAAAAATTAGTTTTTTTAGTCCTGAAGTATTATTGATAGGTAAAGAAAATATATTAGACTTTTTAAAGGATAGTGAGTTTGAATCACAAACTTATAGCTTTGAAAAATTGTTTTCAAAACAAAAACATATTCTTGATGAAGAACAAGAATCTATATTAAGTAAAGTGTCCAGAAGTAGGAATGCTATTGGCGAACTTTATGATAGTTTAGCTTATGCAGATAATATAGAAGAAAAAATAATTTTAAATGGAGAAGAAGTGGTTGTAGACTCAACTGTTTTTAGAAAAGTAATGCAAGACTCTGATCCATTAAATGATCAAGAGTTAAGAAAAGAAATATGAGAAAAAAGATTTTGTAATTATAAATCAAGAAAATATTCCTATGCAAAAATTTATGAAGGAATTTTATTAAAAGATGTAGAAGATTATAAAATTAGAAACTATTCTAGTAGTCTTGAAATGAGTTTGAAAAAAGATAACGTTCCTGTAAGTGTGTATGAAAAACTATTAGAAGTTGGGAAAAAACATATTAATGTTTTAAAAGAATATTATTTAACATTAAAAGATAAATATAATTTAAAAATATTTAATACAACGGATAGAGAATTAACTTTAACTAAAGAGTTTAAAAAAGTTTTTAGTGTAGAAGAAGGTTTAAAAATAGTTAAAGAATCATTAAATGTGTTAGGAGAAGAATATATTTCTTATTTACAAAAAGCAACCAGACCAAATGCAATTGATTTTTATGAAGACAAATCAAAAAGAAGCGGAGCATATTCATCTGGTTCTTATGGTGTTGACCCAATTATTTTAATGAACTGGGATGATAAATTAAATTCTGTAAGCACACTAGCTCACGAATTGGGCCATTCAGTTCACACATATTTAGCATGCAATTATCAACCTTATCCGCTAGGAAATTATCCACTGATTTTAGCGGAAGTGGCATCTACTTTTAATGAACATATTTTGTTTGACTATACTTACAAAAACCTAAAGGATGACTCAGAAAAAGTATACTTGTTACAACAAAGAATTTTTGATTTATGTTCAACATTTTTTAGACAAATTCAATTTGCTCAGTTTGAATATGACGCTCATAAATTAGCTGAAGCAGGAGAACCAATTACCGCTGATAGTTTAATGAATTTATTTTTAAAAGTAGAAAACGATTATGGTTACAATATATTCGACGATAAAGACAGAGATGCATATCAGTGACCATATATTGGACACTTCTTCTTTTCGCCATTTTATGTTTATAAATATGCAATAGATATTGTTGCAAGTTTCAAATTGTATGATGACTTTAAAAAAAGAGGACCAGAAAGTATTTTAAAATTTTTAAAAGCAGGAGGTCATAAAGATCCATTAGAAATTTTAAAAGATAGTGGTGTTGATTTTGATAAAGAAGAAACTTATCTTCCATTAATTAATGAAATAGAAAAACTTACAAAAGAACTTAAAAAACTAATTTAA